The following DNA comes from Nocardia sp. XZ_19_385.
GAACCAGAAGGCGAACTGGGATTCCGGTGACCCGGCGAAGCAGATGCGTTGCATCTACGTCGCCATCGGCCAGAAGGGTTCCACCATCGCGGGCGTCAAGGCCGCGCTGGAAGAGCACGGCGCGATGGAGTACACCACCATCGTCGCGGCTCCGGCCTCCGACTCCGCCGGCTTCAAGTGGCTGGCCCCGTACACCGGTTCGGCCCTCGGCCAGCACTGGATGTACCAGGGCAAGCACGTCCTGATCGTGTTCGACGACCTGACCAAGCAGGCCGAGGCCTACCGTGCCATCTCGTTGCTGCTGCGTCGCCCGCCGGGCCGTGAGGCGTACCCGGGTGACGTCTTCTACCTGCACTCCCGTCTGCTGGAGCGTTGCGCGAAGCTGTCCGACGCCATGGGCTCGGGCTCGATGACCGGTCTGCCGATCATCGAGACCAAGGCCGGTGACGTCTCGGCGTTCATCCCGACCAACGTCATCTCCATCACCGACGGCCAGGTCTTCCTCGAGTCCGACCTGTTCAACAAGGGTGTCCGCCCGGCGATCAACGTCGGTACCTCGGTCTCCCGTGTCGGTGGCGCCGCTCAGACCAAGGCCATGAAGAAGGTCGCCGGTTCGCTGCGTCTGGAGCTGGCCCAGTTCCGTGAGCTGGAGGCGTTCTCCGCCTTCGCCTCCGACCTGGATGCCGCCTCCAAGGCACAGCTCGAGCGCGGCGCCCGCTGGGTCGAGCTGCTCAAGCAGAACCAGTACTCGCCGGTTTCGGTCGAGGACCAGGTCATCTCGATCTTCCTGGTGGACAAGGGCTACTACGACTCGGTTCCGGTCGGCGACATCCGTCGCTTCAGCCGCGAGCTGCTCGAAGACCTGCACCGCAACGCCCAGGACGCGTTCGACTCGCTGCAGGGTGGCGCCAAGCCGCTCGACGGCGACAACGCCGAGGCCATCACGTCGGCGACCGACAAGTTCAAGGCGGGCTTCCTCGCTTCGGACGGCAGTCGTGTGGTGAACGAGGCGGAGGCCGGCGAGCTCGACCACGAAGAGGTCGAGAAGCTGTCGGTCACCCGCAAGCACGTCGAGAAGTAAGTCGGACGAGCTGATGCGCTATTCGGAACTGGCGAATGAAGGGAGGGTGACCAATGGCAAGCTTGCGTGAATTGCGCTCCCGCATTCGCAGTGTGAATTCGACCAAGAAGATCACCAAGGCCCAAGAGCTGATCGCGACCTCGCGTATCACCAAGGCTCAGGCCCGGGTCACGGCCGCAAAGCCGTACGCCGAGGAGATCACCAAGGCACTGGCAGAGCTGGCGAGCGCGTCGAAGAACCTGGCGCACCCGCTGCTGACCGAGCGGGAAAACCCGCGCCGGGCAGCGGTTCTGGTGATCAGCAGTGACCGCGGCATGTGCGGTGGATACAACTCCAACGTGTTCCGGCGCGCCGAAGAGCTGATGACCACTTTGCGCAACGAGGGCAAGGAGCCGGTGCTGTATGTGATGGGCAACAAGGGCCTCACGTACTACACCTTCCGCAGCCGTCCGCCGGTGGCCGCGTGGACCGGGTTCTCGCAGCAGCCGACCTACGTCGATGCGTCGGCCGCGTGCAACCACCTGGTCGAGGCGTTCATGGCCGGAGCCGACGGCGAGGTGCCCGCACCCAACGGTGAGGGCGCCATCGCCGGTGTCGACGAACTGCATGTCGTCTACACCCGGTTCGTCTCGATGCTGACGCAGACCCCGGAGGTGCGCCGGCTGGCGCCGATCCAGGTCAGCTTCATCGAAGAGAGCTTCGATCTGGGCGAGGACAGCTTCTCGGATTCCGAGACCGCTGACATCAAGGCCCAGTACGAATTCGAGCCCGACGCCGATGTGCTGCTGGCGGCTCTGCTGCCCAAGTACATCAACACGCGTATCTACTCATCGTTGCTCGAGGCAGCGGCATCCGAGTCCGCGGCTCGGCGCACCGCAATGAAGGCCGCCACCGACAACGCCAACGAGCTGGCCAGTGTGCTGCAGCGCGAGGCGAACTCGGTGCGTCAGGCCCAGATCACGCAGGAAATCAGCGAAATCGTGGGTGGCGTCAACGCGCTGGCCGCGAGCGGCGACCGCGACTAAAGCGCAGGAAGAGAAACTAACCAATGACCGCAGCTGTCTCTCAAGACAACACGGCTCGGACCGGTGGCACCGCAGGCCGCGTCGTCCGGGTCATCGGCCCCGTCGTGGACGTCGAGTTCCCGCGCGGCTCGATCCCTGAGCTGTTCAACGCTCTGCACGCCGACATCGCTCTGAAGTCGGTGGCCAAGACGCTGACCCTCGAGGTTGCCCAGCACCTCGGCGACGGCATCGTCCGCTGCATCTCGATGCAGCCGACCGACGGCCTGGTCCGCAGCGCGAGCGTCTCCGACACCGGCAAGCCGATCTCGGTGCCCGTCGGTGACCTCGTCAAGGGCCACGTGTTCAACGCCCTCGGTGACTGCCTGGACAGCCCGGGCCTGGGCCGGGACGGCGAGCAGTGGGGCATCCACCGCAAGCCCCCGAGCTTCGATCAGCTCGAAGGCAAGACCGAGATGCTCGAGACCGGCATCAAGGTCATCGACCTGCTGACCCCGTACGTCAAGGGCGGCAAGATCGGTCTGTTCGGTGGCGCCGGTGTCGGCAAGACCGTTCTGATCCAGGAAATGATCACCCGTATCGCGAAGAACTTCTCCGGTACGTCGGTGTTCGCCGGCGTCGGTGAACGCACCCGTGAGGGCACCGACCTCTTCCTGGAAATGGAAGAGATGGGCGTGCTGCAGGACACCGCGTTGGTGTTCGGCCAGATGGATGAGCCGCCGGGCACGCGTATGCGCGTCGCGCTGTCGGCCCTGACCATGGCCGAGTACTTCCGCGACGTGCAGCACCAGGACGTGCTGCTGTTCATCGACAACATCTTCCGCTTCACCCAGGCCGGCTCCGAGGTCTCGACCCTGCTGGGTCGTATGCCTTCTGCCGTGGGTTACCAGCCGACGCTGGCGGACGAGATGGGTGAGCTCCAGGAGCGCATCACCTCGACCCGTGGCCGTTCGATCACCTCGCTGCAGGCGATCTACGTCCCCGCCGACGACTACACCGACCCGGCGCCGGCCACCACCTTCGCCCACCTGGACGCGACGACCGAGCTTTCCCGCCCGATCTCGCAGAAGGGCATCTACCCGGCCGTCGACCCGCTGACCTCGACCTCTCGTATCCTCGAGGCTTCGATCATCGGTGACCGGCACTTCGCGGTGGCGAACGAGGTCAAGCGGATCCTGCAGAAGTACAAGGAACTGCAGGACATCATCGCCATCCTCGGCATGGACGAGCTCTCCGAAGAGGACAAGGTCCTCGTCGGCCGCGCCCGTCGTCTGGAGAAGTTCCTCGGCCAGAACTTCATCGTGGCCGAGAAGTTCACCGGTCAGCCGGGCTCGGTCGTGCCGCTGGAGCAGACGATCGACGACTTCGATCGGGTCTGCAAGGGCGAGTTCGACCACTTCCCGGAGCAGGCGTTCAACTCCTGCGGTGGTCTCGACGACGTCGAGGCAGCCGCGAAGAAGATCGCCGGAAAGTAGTCATCCATGGCTGAGATGTCAGTTGATCTCGTCGCTCTCGAACGCAGGCTCTGGTCCGGCCAGGCTTCGTTCGTCAGCGCCCAGACCACCGAGGGCCAGATCGGCATCATGCCGGGCCACGAGCCGCTGCTCGGCCAGTTGGTCGAGGGTGGCACCGTGACCATCGTCCCGGTCGACGGTGAGCGGATCGTCGCGGCGGTGCACGGAGGGTTCTTCTCCGTCACGGCCAATACGGTCCGGGTGCTGGCCGAGACCGCCGAGTTCGCCGGTGAGGTCGATGTCGACGCGGCCCGCAAGGTGCTCGCCGACGCGGAGGCCTCCGAGGAGGACCGGACTGTGGCTCAGGCTCAGGTGCGCGCGGTCGAAGCGCTCGCCGAGCACTGACCAGGGCGACGGTAATCGCAGTCCGGGCGAACGCCGGGATCCATAATTGAATGGGCTTGTCGGCGGCGAAGGCTATCTTCGCCGCCGACAATGTTTTTCGGGCCGCCCCCGTGGCCGCCCCTTTGTAGACTCGTGTTTGAATATCGCAACGGATGGGTAACGGCGACCTCACAGGGTGGCCGGTCGAAAGGACGGACCGCATTGCAGACCGGGATGATTGTTCTGATCACCCTGGTATTGCTGCTGGTCGCGCTCGCCCTGATTTCTACCTACCGCCTGGTCATGTTGCGCCGCGGCGGCACCTCCGCCCTACTCCGTGTCCTCCCCGCCAACGGCGGCCAGGGCTGGCGGCACGGCCTGATCCGCTATGACGAGGATCGCCTCGTCTTCTACAAACTCACCAGCTTGAAGCTGGGCCCTGATTCCGTGATCCGCCGGCAGGGCATCGAGATCGGTGAACGTCGCGGACCGGTCGGGGACGAGTACGACATCATGACCGACGAAATCATCGTCACCGGTGTGTCCGATACCCACGGCGGCTTCGAGATCGCGTTGGATCGTGGCGCTCGCGCGGCCTTCCTATCCTGGGTCGAGTCCCGTCCGTCGGATCGCACCCGTCGCCTCGGCGGGCTCTGAGCGCGGCCCCTCCGTCATCCCGGCGAACGCCGGGATCCAAGCACTACGCTGAGTGTTGTGAACGTGCACCTGACGCGGATCTACACGCGTACCGGCGATGACGGGACCACCGGTCTCAGCGATTTCTCCCGGGTCTCCAAGAACGATCCCCGGCTGGCGGCCTATGCCGACTGTGACGAGGCGAATGCCGCCCTGGGCGTGGCTGTCGCCCTGGGCAATCCCGAACCCGAGATCCTCGTAGTCCTGCGCCAAGTGCAGAACGACCTGTTCGACGCGGGCGCGGATCTGTCCACCCCGGTCGTGGCCGAGCCCAAATATCCGCCGCTGCGCATCACCCAGGACTACATCGACCGCCTCGAAGGCTGGTGTGATGAGTTCAATGCCGAACTGGCCCCGCTGAATTCGTTCATTCTGCCCGGCGGCACCCCCTTGGCGGCACTGCTGCACACCGCGCGCACGGTCGCCCGGCGTGCGGAACGCTCGGCCTGGGCAGCGGTGGACGCGCATCCCGACGACACCAGCGCGCTGCCCGCGCGCTACCTGAACCGCCTGTCGGATCTGCTGTTCATCCTCAGCCGGGTCACCAATCCGGGTGGCGACGTGCTCTGGAAGCCGGGCGGCGAGAAGAAGTAGCCGTGTGCTGAAACGACAAAAGGCCCGTTCATCCCGGAAGATGAACGGGCCTTTCTCGTTGTCAGCTGTTGACGCCCGCGCTCACGATGTCATCCGACAGCGGCGCGATCGCCCCGATGATCTGATCCACCAGTTCCTTCGGCACGCCCGCGCCGGTCAGCGCGTCCACCAGATGTCCGGCGACCAGGTTGAAGTGGTCCTGTCCGATGCCGCGGCCCTGGTGCACGTCGCGCATCGGGGCGCCGGTGTAGGTCTGCGGCCCGCCGAGCGCGGCGCAGAAGAACTCCGCCTGCAGGCCCTTGAGCCGGGACAGGTTCACCCCGGTGAAGAAGCCGGCGAGCTGTTCGTCGGCCAGCACCCGGACGTAGAAATCGTCGACGACAGCGGCGACGGCCTCGGCCCCGCCGATCTGGTCATAAATGGAATCCGCCATTGCAGGCATCCCCTTCTCAATTCGTCGTGGCCGTTTCGAACCTCGGCCGCGAATCGAAAAGCACTGTAGCGCAAGCGATTTCAATTCGCAGCCTGGATGCGGCGGAGC
Coding sequences within:
- a CDS encoding cob(I)yrinic acid a,c-diamide adenosyltransferase, with translation MNVHLTRIYTRTGDDGTTGLSDFSRVSKNDPRLAAYADCDEANAALGVAVALGNPEPEILVVLRQVQNDLFDAGADLSTPVVAEPKYPPLRITQDYIDRLEGWCDEFNAELAPLNSFILPGGTPLAALLHTARTVARRAERSAWAAVDAHPDDTSALPARYLNRLSDLLFILSRVTNPGGDVLWKPGGEKK
- a CDS encoding group 1 truncated hemoglobin; the encoded protein is MPAMADSIYDQIGGAEAVAAVVDDFYVRVLADEQLAGFFTGVNLSRLKGLQAEFFCAALGGPQTYTGAPMRDVHQGRGIGQDHFNLVAGHLVDALTGAGVPKELVDQIIGAIAPLSDDIVSAGVNS
- the atpA gene encoding F0F1 ATP synthase subunit alpha, translated to MAELTISSDEIRSAIESYTQSYTPETSIEEVGTVTDASDGIAHVSGLPSAMANELLEFPGGVLGVALNLEDREIGAVILGEFAELEEGQEVKRTGDVLSVPVGDKFLGRVVNPLGQPIDGLGEIEAEERRVLELQAAGVLERQPVEEPMATGITAIDALTAIGRGQRQLIIGDRKTGKTAVCIDAILNQKANWDSGDPAKQMRCIYVAIGQKGSTIAGVKAALEEHGAMEYTTIVAAPASDSAGFKWLAPYTGSALGQHWMYQGKHVLIVFDDLTKQAEAYRAISLLLRRPPGREAYPGDVFYLHSRLLERCAKLSDAMGSGSMTGLPIIETKAGDVSAFIPTNVISITDGQVFLESDLFNKGVRPAINVGTSVSRVGGAAQTKAMKKVAGSLRLELAQFRELEAFSAFASDLDAASKAQLERGARWVELLKQNQYSPVSVEDQVISIFLVDKGYYDSVPVGDIRRFSRELLEDLHRNAQDAFDSLQGGAKPLDGDNAEAITSATDKFKAGFLASDGSRVVNEAEAGELDHEEVEKLSVTRKHVEK
- a CDS encoding F0F1 ATP synthase subunit gamma, which produces MASLRELRSRIRSVNSTKKITKAQELIATSRITKAQARVTAAKPYAEEITKALAELASASKNLAHPLLTERENPRRAAVLVISSDRGMCGGYNSNVFRRAEELMTTLRNEGKEPVLYVMGNKGLTYYTFRSRPPVAAWTGFSQQPTYVDASAACNHLVEAFMAGADGEVPAPNGEGAIAGVDELHVVYTRFVSMLTQTPEVRRLAPIQVSFIEESFDLGEDSFSDSETADIKAQYEFEPDADVLLAALLPKYINTRIYSSLLEAAASESAARRTAMKAATDNANELASVLQREANSVRQAQITQEISEIVGGVNALAASGDRD
- the atpD gene encoding F0F1 ATP synthase subunit beta; translation: MTAAVSQDNTARTGGTAGRVVRVIGPVVDVEFPRGSIPELFNALHADIALKSVAKTLTLEVAQHLGDGIVRCISMQPTDGLVRSASVSDTGKPISVPVGDLVKGHVFNALGDCLDSPGLGRDGEQWGIHRKPPSFDQLEGKTEMLETGIKVIDLLTPYVKGGKIGLFGGAGVGKTVLIQEMITRIAKNFSGTSVFAGVGERTREGTDLFLEMEEMGVLQDTALVFGQMDEPPGTRMRVALSALTMAEYFRDVQHQDVLLFIDNIFRFTQAGSEVSTLLGRMPSAVGYQPTLADEMGELQERITSTRGRSITSLQAIYVPADDYTDPAPATTFAHLDATTELSRPISQKGIYPAVDPLTSTSRILEASIIGDRHFAVANEVKRILQKYKELQDIIAILGMDELSEEDKVLVGRARRLEKFLGQNFIVAEKFTGQPGSVVPLEQTIDDFDRVCKGEFDHFPEQAFNSCGGLDDVEAAAKKIAGK
- a CDS encoding DUF2550 domain-containing protein; the encoded protein is MIVLITLVLLLVALALISTYRLVMLRRGGTSALLRVLPANGGQGWRHGLIRYDEDRLVFYKLTSLKLGPDSVIRRQGIEIGERRGPVGDEYDIMTDEIIVTGVSDTHGGFEIALDRGARAAFLSWVESRPSDRTRRLGGL
- a CDS encoding F0F1 ATP synthase subunit epsilon — encoded protein: MAEMSVDLVALERRLWSGQASFVSAQTTEGQIGIMPGHEPLLGQLVEGGTVTIVPVDGERIVAAVHGGFFSVTANTVRVLAETAEFAGEVDVDAARKVLADAEASEEDRTVAQAQVRAVEALAEH